GCCGCAACACCCCGAGCTTCTCGCAGGCCCTGCGCGCCGCGTTGCGCGAGGATCCGGACGTCATCCTGGTCGGCGAGATGCGCGACCCCGAGACCATGCAGCTGGCGATCACGGCGGCTTCGACCGGACAGCTGGTGCTCGCCACACTGCACACCATGAGCGCCTCTCAGACCGTGGATCGCATCATCGATTCATTCGAGGGCGAGAAGCAGGCACAGGTTCGACTGATGCTGTCCGAGTCGCTCAAGGGAGTGCTCGCCCAGCGGCTGCTGCGGCGCAAGGACGGCCGCGGTCGCGCACTCGCGCTCGAGACGCTGGTTTCGAACAGCGCAGTCGCTTCGCTGATCCGCGAACGCAAGACCTTCCAGCTCCCGTCGGTGATCCAGACAGGCAAGAAGGAAGGCATGGTGTCCCTCGACGAGGCGGTGCTCACGCTGATGCGCGACGGCCTGGTCGATGCGGACGAGGCCTCCATCCATCTGTCGAGCCGCGATCTGCTGCCGGTCGGAGAGCGCCCGGCCGCACCGAATCCCGCGCCGGCCGCGCGCGCCGGAAACGTTTCGGTGCGCCAGGCCCCCCAGAGCTAGGCGCCGCTCACCATGGCCGCCCGCATCCCCGCGACCTTCGGCGGCACGCTCGGCTTGCTGAGTCTGTTCGACGTCTCGCAGATGCTGATGCTGAACCGTGCGACCGGCTGCGTCGACATCAAGAGCGACGGCATGAACGGCGCGCTGTGGTTCGACGAAGGGCGACTCGTCAATGCGCTCGACGACGCGCGCGGCGAGGGCGAGAACGCGGCCTATCGTGTGTTCTCGTGGCGCACCGGGACGTTCGAGTTCCGCTCCGAACCCTCGAACGGTTCGGTGGTGATCGAGGGCAGCACCGACGCGATCATGCTCGAGTCCGCGCGGCGCATGGACGAGTCCGCGCTCGCCGCCGGCGAGGAAGGGCACGAGACCGAGCGGTTGCGCGAACGCCAGAGCGCAGTCGAGGCGCTGCGCGAGGAGTTCGGTCGCGTAGCGAGAGAGATGGGCACCACCGGCGAAGTGCCTCCCACCGCGTTCTCGGCCACACGCCTCTATCGGCTCGCGCGTCCCTCCGACCGTCTGCTATTCGAGGTCGGCCGCTCGCCGCGCGTTCGAGAGGGCGAGAGCTGGAGCGAGACCGGCGAGCCGCCGATCTCGGCGATCGACTACGAATCGCTGCGCGCCGGACTGTTCGCGGTCTCGACCCCGATCGACGCCGATGCCGGGCCGCTCGCACCACGCAAGATCGAACTGGCCAATGGCGTGACGCTGAACTTCGAGTTCCTGATCGATGCCGGGCGAGAGATGCTGTGGGTGCGCCCGATCGAGTGTCCG
The genomic region above belongs to Candidatus Eisenbacteria bacterium and contains:
- a CDS encoding DUF4388 domain-containing protein, translated to MAARIPATFGGTLGLLSLFDVSQMLMLNRATGCVDIKSDGMNGALWFDEGRLVNALDDARGEGENAAYRVFSWRTGTFEFRSEPSNGSVVIEGSTDAIMLESARRMDESALAAGEEGHETERLRERQSAVEALREEFGRVAREMGTTGEVPPTAFSATRLYRLARPSDRLLFEVGRSPRVREGESWSETGEPPISAIDYESLRAGLFAVSTPIDADAGPLAPRKIELANGVTLNFEFLIDAGREMLWVRPIECPPPDLEKLGDPAAYERSLSLDCGLVLACARDADAAEGLLHAWVAAQDRKFPTVTLVAEALAVYRHERARGVVVSAAARRLAAWTPTLDPEVVVLGRGVAWESLHPLPLDRVRRWAGAAVGTDPADAACHWMASAYAANPSSHAWFGARPVVLLAAPDGREPLRAWALTDAQRTLLTDGDARGLAAALESTAVPAASVRRAA
- a CDS encoding type IV pilus twitching motility protein PilT, translating into MARIDAILKLVKEHGASDLHLTTGSPPMVRVNGAITPVPYEQISREVAELLLFEIMDPQVRAVYDRNKDVDFSYEVPGVLRVRCNIYEQSRGIGGAFRILPNQILTFDQLGVPGHVSRLTEFRRGLVLVTGPPGTGKSSTLAAMVDHINRTQAKHILTIEDPIEFRHVNHKSLVTQREIGRNTPSFSQALRAALREDPDVILVGEMRDPETMQLAITAASTGQLVLATLHTMSASQTVDRIIDSFEGEKQAQVRLMLSESLKGVLAQRLLRRKDGRGRALALETLVSNSAVASLIRERKTFQLPSVIQTGKKEGMVSLDEAVLTLMRDGLVDADEASIHLSSRDLLPVGERPAAPNPAPAARAGNVSVRQAPQS